A genomic window from Hypomesus transpacificus isolate Combined female chromosome 15, fHypTra1, whole genome shotgun sequence includes:
- the si:dkey-52l18.4 gene encoding uncharacterized protein si:dkey-52l18.4: protein MSMYLFFILACPCLFQGLAEEKCHDSVLARRDSVYAQQGDSLSLSCVVQHCGHSCWSGGWGQSTEGGFLLLKPTERHQFYNETLSVNQTRLLITIHNINQSDAGSYGCHINWDKRGHSSVGHHTYVNVTEAIPVHSQRSELYRILVCVSILLCTILGLTYIMSKVKLQSHPQHPCLPQLQPQSPPQLLPRQPIPPKTKPKPRTKPKPKLNVELVYAVLSPDSLRQNPPGSLRESSDTTVYSSLRVT, encoded by the exons ATGTCCATGTACTTATTCTTCATCCTTGCCTGCCCATGCCTCTTCCAAG GTTTGGCAGAAGAAAAGTGTCATGACTCTGTGCTAGCAAGGCGTGATTCAGTCTACGCCCAACAGGGGGACagtctttctctttcctgtGTAGTACAGCACTGTGGGCACAGTTGCTGGTCAGGTGGTTGGGGACAGAGTACAGAAGGAGGTTTCCTCCTGCTGAAGCCTACTGAGAGACATCAGTTCTATAATGAGACACTGTCAGTCAATCAAACTCGCCTGCTGATTACGATACACAACATCAACCAATCAGATGCTGGATCGTATGGCTGTCACATTAACTGGGACAAGAGAGGCCACTCCAGTGTTGGTCACCATACGTATGTCAATGTCACAGAAG CCATCCCAGTTCACTCCCAGAGGAGTGAATTGTACCGgatcctggtgtgtgtgagcatcCTGCTGTGTACCATCCTGGGACTGACATACATTATGTCAAAGGTCAAGCTACAATCACATCCTCAgcacccctgcctcccccagctCCAACCCCAGAGTCCTCCCCAGCTTCTTCCACGCCAGCCAATCCCAC CCAAAACGAAACCAAAGCCCAGAACCAAGCCAAAGCCAAAACTAAATGTAGAG CTGGTCTATGCAGTTCTGTCTCCTGACAGTCTGAGACAGAACCCCCCCGGCTCCCTCAGAGAATCCTCAGACACCACCGTGTACTCTTCCCTACGCGTCACGTGA